A region of the Longimicrobiaceae bacterium genome:
TCTCCCCAGCCATCTGCTTCCGGCGCGGGCAGTGCCACCGACAGCCCGCGCCACGGCCGGCCGCGCGCGGCCTCGCACGCCAGCAGCCCGCCGGGGCCGATGGCGACACCCACGCGCGTTCCCGCCCACCGTTCGCGGCCCTGCGGCCGTTCCTCCATCCCGCTCTCTGTCATCACTCCTCGAAGATCCTCACGACCTGCACCTCCATGCCCGAGCGGGCGACCCGCGCGCGGACGGTCCGCGTGAACGGCAGGCCGCTCACCGCGCCCGTGGACACCACCTCCAGCAGGTTCGAGTCGAACGCCGCGCGCGACGAGAACTCCGCCATGGCAGCCTGGAGCGTCGTGCGCGAGCGGACGGAAAGCTGCGACTGGAGCTCGAAGACGTCGCGCACCGGCCGGCCACCCGCGCGCCGGCCCAGCAGCAGCGCGATGCTCTCGCCGTCCAGCCCCGGAAGGCTGCGCAGCACGGGCTCCGGCGCGGTGTTCACGTTCACGCGCACCGAGGCCGCGACCGTCAGGTACGGCGCGGCGCGGGCGAACAGGCGCTCCATTCCGCGCACCTGCCGCAGCTCGGCGACGGACTGGAACGGCGCGTTGCGGGGATGCACGGGCACGGGCTGATGCCGGTACCAGTCGTCCCACTCGGCCCCTTGCCCGCGGTGCAGCTCGTCCGCGTCGCGCCAGTCGAGCACCGACTGCGCGGCCACGTCTGCTTCGCGGAAGCCCGCGCCGAGCGCCAGGAAGAGGCGGCGGAGGTCGTCGTCCCCCGCGTCGTTCACCGAGAGGCGCGAGGCGACGTCCTCCACCGCCACGCCGTAACGGACGCCGGGCGCGAGCGGCACGCTGGCCAGGTCCGCACGAAGCCCTTCGTCCGCCAGCATCATGGTCGCCACGCCGTCGCCGGCACGGGCCGCGGGCTGGCGGCCAATCATCGCGTCCAGGCGCGAGATGGCGTGCTGCACGCCCGCGGCGGCGGCGGCGCGGGCGCGGACGTCGCCCGCGGCGTTGGCGGCCTGGCGGTACTCGGTGCGTGCCCGGAGCGCGCGGTCGAGAAGGAAGGCGGTGACCAGCACCACCATCAGCGCCACGAGCAGCAGGGCGAAGCCGTCTTCCCCCAGCGTGACGGCAGGGCTGGGAGATGCGCGGCGCTCCACGTCAGGAGCCCGAGAGCACGACGACCACCGGCTCCTGCAGGAGAGGCGGGACGCCAGCGCCACGGATGCGGAGCTCCACCGCGTCCGGGACGCCGGCGGCGGAGAGGAAGCTGGTGACCCACCGCACGTCCCCGCCCGCGCTGATGCGGTAGCGGACGTCCAGCCCTTCCGCGGCGGGCTCCAGCACCTCCACCCGCTGCGCCGCGCCGGGAGATGCGGAGCGGTCGCCGGCCTCCGGCGACGTGGGCGCTCCCTCATCTACCGAGGCGACCAGCCCGGCGCCGGGCTCCACCCGCAGGTCCACCGTGGCGGGCGCGCCGCGCGGCCACGCCGACGTCGTGGTGTGGAAGCGCAGCCTGTCCGAGCCCCGCTGCCCCTCTCCGCGGCTGCCCTCGAAGCTCATCCCCATGGTGAGCGGCTCCACGTACGCGCCCCGCAGCCAGCCCGCGATCTCGCGCCGCACGGCGGCGGCGTGGGCGGCCTGCTCCCGGCGGGCGGCGGCGCGAGCCTCCATTGCGCCCAGCTCGCCCAGCCCGCGGTGCAGGAGAAGCGCGACGATGCCAGCCAGCGTCAGCGACACGAGCACCTCCATCAGCGTGAACCCGCCGCGGCCCCGGACGACACCGGTTGACGAGGGAAACGCAGCGCAGTCCAAGCGGACGCCGGCACGCGAATCGGCAGACGGAATCCACCGTCTCGCCAACCACGCATCGCCTTGCGGGGCCATCGGTCGCATCGTCACGGGCCGATGCGGAGCGGGATGGTGCGCCGCGGGACGACGCGCGTGTCGGCGGCCACGCTTCCATCGCGCCACAGAACCTGAACGTGGACGTCGAACAGGTCCTCCTCGCCGGGGACCGGACGCGCGGCGATGCGCCACGAGTAACGGTCCAGCGGAGCGTCGAAATGCCCGTCCGCCGTGTCGGCCCAGAGCGCGAACTGCTCGGGCGGCGCCAGGTCCGTGCGCGCTATGAGCTCGTCGGCGAGCGAGGACGCTTCCTGGACCGAGGCGGCGCGGCGGCTGGCGCGGACGTCCGCCGCGGCCACGCCCAGCGCGGCGGCCACGAGCATCCCGGCGAGCGCGAGCGCCACCACGGCCTCGATGAGCGTGAAGCCCCGGCGGTCAGCGGCGCGCAACGTCCACCCTCCCCGTCCAGGCGTCCACGCGGATCTCGCCCGCCCGCCCATCTCCCGATTCCCACGCCAGCACCGCGGGCGCCGCACCGCCCAGCGGGTCGAAGCGCGCAACGAGCACCGCCCGGCCGTCGGCCGAACGGAACCGCGCGGCAGACCAGTCCGCGACCGCACCCTCCATCAGCAGCGAGTCGTCCGCCTCGGCCGTGCGGCGCGTCGTCTCACTGAAGCGGCCAGTCTCCAGATCGATCCTCAGCGCGACTTCCGACCCGCTCTGCGTCGCTTTGCCGCGCGCCTGGCCGAGCAGGCGCACGACGTCGTCCACTGCCCGGTCGGCGCCCGACTTCGGCCGCGGCAGCGCGGGCACGGCGACGGCGAGCGCGATACCCATCACCACGAGCACGACGGCCAGCTCGATGAGCGTGAAGCCAGGCGGGCGATGCGGGGCATCCGTTGACCACGCTGCCGACGCCCTGGCGAGAGGCCGTGCATCTCCCGAACGAGGTAAACCCGAGAGGATCGGCTGATGCGTGGCCCGCACGTCAGAAGCCATCTGCGTGGATGCCGTAGATGGCCTGCAGGAGCGAGAGCGCGACGCCGCCCACGAGCAGGCCGAAGAGCAGGATCAGCGCGGGCTCCAGCAGGGCGACGAACCGACCCAGCCGGCGCTCCAGCTCCGCCTCCATCTGCGTGGCGGCGCGGAGGAGCAGCGAGTCCAGCTCGCCCGTCTCCTCGCCCACCTGCACGAGGCGGGTGAAGACGTGGGGAAAGCCCCGCCCCCGCGCCATCGCGGCCGAGAGCGGCTCGCCGCGGCGCACGGCGGACTGGGCGGCGCGGAGGTCGGCGGCCACGGCCTCGTCCCGCGTGGAGCTCACGGCCACGTCGAGGGCCTGGAGCAGCGGGACGCCGCCCGCGGTGAGCGTGCCGAGCGTCCGCGCCACCTGGGCGGACGCGTACCGGGCCCGCAGCGCGCCCACGAGCGGCAGGCGCAGCAGCCACGCGTCCGACCTCTCCCGCCAGGCACCCGGCCGCCGCACCGTGCGCCACGCCGCCACGCACGCCACGATCGACGTGACGAGCACGGGCCAGAAGCGCGTGAACAGCCGTGACGCGCCGATCAGGATCGCCGTCGACGCGGGCAGGTCCGCGCCCGCATCCGCCAGCAGGTCCACGAACTTGGGCAGCACGTACGCGAGCAGCACCACGACGGCGACGGTGCCGACGCTCGCGAGCAGCAACGGGTAGGTAAGCGCGGAGACGACGCGGGAGCGCAGGGCGCCCTCGCGCTCCATCTGCTCGGCCAGGCGCGCCATCGCCTCGGCCAGGTGGCCGCCGCGCTCGGCCGCGCCCAGCAGCCCCGCCGCGACCTCGGGAAAGAGCGTGCCCTGCGCCGCCACTGCTTCCGCGATCCGGCCGCCGCCGCGCACCGCGCGCCGCACCTCGTCCAGTGCCTTCACCACGTCCGGCCGCCCGGCGCCGCGCGCGGCGACATCCAGGGCGCGCTCCAGCGGCAGGCCGGCGTCCAGCAGCGCGGCCAGCGTGGCGACCGCCTCCGTCACGTCGGCCCGGCGCGAGACCCAGCCGCCGCCACGCTCCCGGGCCTGGCCGCTCGCGGCGGGCTGCACCTTCAGCGAGTACAGGCCGCGCCGCGAGAGCGAGCGCTCCAGCGCGCCCTCGCTGGCAGCGTCCTCGGTCCCGCGCACCGTCTGCCCGGTGCGCGTGGCCGCCTCGTAGCTGAAGGTGGGCACCTTACTTCCAGCTCTGCACGTCGGCGTCCTCGCCCTCGCCGCCGGGCCGCCCGTCGCGGCCCAGGCTCACCACCTCGTATCCCCCATCGCTCTCCGTCCCCGGGCTGCGATACACGTACGGGTTGCCCCAGGGGTCGTTCGGCACGTCCTTGCGCAGGTACGGGCCGCGCCAGTCGCGCGGGCGCGGCTCGCCCGTGGGCGCGGTGCGCAGGGCGGCCAGCCCCTGCTCGGTGGTGGGATAGACGTCGTTGTCCAGCCGGTACGCGTCGAGCGCGGCGCCCAGCATCTCCACCTGCGACTTGGCCGTCGTCACCTTCGAGGCGCCGACGTGCCGGAACACGTTGGGCGCCACGAGCGCGGCCAGGGCGCCCAGGATGATGATGACCACCATGATCTCGATGAGCGTGAAGCCCGCCCGGCGGTTTCGCTGTTCCATGACGCGTGCTGGATGATGAGGGGAGATGCGGTCACGCCTGCGCGACCCGCAGCACTTCTTCGGGGGTGGTGACGCCGGCGGCCACCTGCCGCCAGCCGTCGTCGCGCAGCGGCCGCATGCCGCCTTCCACGGCGGCGCGGCGGATAGACCCCGCGCCCTGGCGGCGCAGCAGCTCGGAGCGCACCGCATCGTCCACGCGAAGCAGCTCGTAGATGCCCGTGCGGCCGCGGTAGCCGGAGCCGCGGCAGAGCGCGCAGCCCCGCCCGCGGCGGATGCGCGACGCGGGGAAGCCGGCCGCCGCCATCTCCGCCGCGGCCCAGGCGGGCGGCGCCACCTCTTCCGCGCACTCCGGGCAGACGGTGCGCACCAGGCGCTGGGCGAGCACCCCATCCACCGTGCTGGCCACCAGGTACGGCTCCACGCTCAGGTCCACGAGGCGGATCAGCGCGCCAGGGGCGTCGTTGGTGTGCAGGGTGGAGAGGACGAGGTGGCCGGTGAGCGCGGCCTGCACGCAGATCTCCGCCGTCTCGGCGTCGCGCATCTCGCCCACCAGGATCACGTCCGGGTCCTGGCGCAGGATGGACCGCAGCGCGACGGCGAACGTCACGCCCGCCTTGCGGTTCACGGGCACCTGGGCGACGCCGGCCAGCGCGTACTCGACCGGGTCCTCCACCGTGACCACCTTCTCGCGGCCCGTGCGGATCATCTCCAGCGCGGCGTACAGCGTGGTCGTCTTCCCGCTGCCCGTGGGCCCCGTGGCGAGGATGACCCCGTGCGGGCGCGCCAGCAGCTCGTCGAACTGCTTTCGCGTCGCCGCGTCCATCCCCAGGTGGGAGAGGTCGTGCTGGCGTCCGCCCTCGTTCTCCAGCAGGCGCAGCACCATGCTCTCGCCGTGCAGCGTGGGCAGCGTGCTGAGGCGCACGTCCACCGCGCGGCCCTCCACACGGAGGCGGACGCGGCCGTCCTGCGGACGTCTCCGCTCCGCCACGTCCATCTCACCCATCACCTTGAGCCGGCCGATCACGGCGGACGCCAGCGCCGGGGGCGGCGACGGCGCGGCGACCAGCACGCCGTCCACGCGGTAGCGGACCTCCAGCCCGCCGCGGCCCGTCTCCAGGTGCACGTCGCTGGCGCGCGCCTCCAGCGCCTCGCGCAGGATCAGGTTGACCAGGCGGATGACCGGTGCCTCCTGGATCCGCGCCGCCAAGTCTCCCTCCCCGGCATCGTCTCCCGCGCCGTCGCCCGGCTCGCCGAGCGAGGCGATCAGGTCCGCGGCCGTCTCGTCCGCGCCTTGCTCCAGCCGGGCGAGCGCGTTCGCCAGCTCCTCCGCCGGGATGCGCTCCACCGTGGGCTCGGCACCAAACGCCCAGCGCAGGTCGTCCATCACCTGCGGGTCCGGCTCCCCCGCCGCCAGCACGCGCACGCACCCCGCCTCGACGATGGGGATGACGCCCCACTCGACCATGTAGGCAGTGGGCAGGGGAGGGTGCGACGATGCGGACGACACGAAGGTTCGGGAGGCGAGGAGATGGGGACGCCAGTCCGGCGCGCTGCCAGACGGACGCTGCGAAGTGGACGGCGGTCGCACGGGGAGACCTTCCGCCTGCGGCTCGCACGGCGTGAGGAAAGACCGCCAAAGGTATCCAAAGCCGCCGCGGGTGGCAATCGCCGCCCACGCCCACGGCCGCGGTGCTACGCCATGGTACCGCAGCGTGTTAGCACCGCGTGAACGGCCTTGCCCACCCCACCCGCGCGAGGACGGCGCCTGCGCGCCGCGGGCTCCCGGAAAACGCGTGGCGCGGGTATTTTCCGACCGACGCCACCGCATTCCTGCCGGCGGGCTGCTCCCCCCGATCACTGGTCCCACGCGCATGAGAAGAATCCTGGCCGCCCTGCTCCCCCTCGTCCTCTCCGCCTGCGTGCCTCGATACCGCGTGGCGGAGTGGCGCGACGACTTCGAGCAGACGGAGACCCGGCAGATGCGCGCCAACGTCCTGGCGGGCGAAGGCACCGGTCACGACTGGCTGGCGCTGGATGCCGAGTCCTCCCGGACCCGCGGCGACACGGCGCGATACGCGCTGGTGGTCGACTACCGCACCAGCGGCCACCCGCTTCGCGTGCCGGCCGGGGAGACGCTCGTGTTGCTGGTGGACAGCCAGCGCGTGGCCCTCCGCGGCGCCGGAAGCTCCGGGCACCGCGCCCGGTCGGGCGTGCGCGGCGACCGCGAGCAGGCGCGGTACCCCGTGTTCCGCACCCTCCTGGAGCGCATCGCCGCCGCGCGGATCGTGCGGGTGCGGCTCGCGGGCCAGCGCTACTACGTCGAGCGTTCCTTCTCCACTCTCAACCTGCGCCACCTGCGCGAGTTCCTTGCGCCGCCGGCGCCCAAGCCGCCGCGCACCCCCACGCAGGCGACCACCCCGCAGGCGTGAAGGCGTGCCCCCCGGGGAGCCGGGTCAAGTAGGATTAGAGTCCACCGAAACCATTACGGTGAGGGGCCCTGCATCGACTCACGGTGCAGGGCCTTCGTCGTTTTTGCTTCGGATCGATACACCGCGTGCTACATCGTCTCTCTACAGTCCGGCTCTTGGTGCAACCTGCACACAGTGCCGACCCTCTTCAGTAACTCGCGCACAGTCGATCTTCGGGGCACCATACTGCGTCGCCCGAGGACGACATTCAAACGCGCCGGGAATGCCATCACTCGGCAAGGGTTTGCAGTGGTGACGCTTGCACGTGAAAAGCTACGGAAGATGCGGAACCCTGGCGCTGGCGTCTGCCTGCCTGCTGCTCGCCGCGTGCAGCGACGCCACGGCGCCCGCGGCGGACGACGGGCTCCCGGCAGGCCTGGAAGCCTGCGTGTACCCGCCGTGGAGGTCGCCAGCCAGACGGCATCTGCGGCGCAGGTGGAGCTGTACCTGAAACGGGGTGCCGTCGGCGCTGTCCATCTCCAGCTACCAGGGCGAGCTGACGTATGACCGGCGGTGCTGACGCTGGACCACACCGACCTGCCCGCGGGCATCATCGCTCCACCAACGAGGTCTCGGCCGGGCACGTGCGCTTCGCCGGGCCGTCGCTGGGTGTGGGCTGGGCGACGT
Encoded here:
- a CDS encoding prepilin-type N-terminal cleavage/methylation domain-containing protein, which gives rise to MRPMAPQGDAWLARRWIPSADSRAGVRLDCAAFPSSTGVVRGRGGFTLMEVLVSLTLAGIVALLLHRGLGELGAMEARAAARREQAAHAAAVRREIAGWLRGAYVEPLTMGMSFEGSRGEGQRGSDRLRFHTTTSAWPRGAPATVDLRVEPGAGLVASVDEGAPTSPEAGDRSASPGAAQRVEVLEPAAEGLDVRYRISAGGDVRWVTSFLSAAGVPDAVELRIRGAGVPPLLQEPVVVVLSGS
- a CDS encoding type II secretion system F family protein — its product is MPTFSYEAATRTGQTVRGTEDAASEGALERSLSRRGLYSLKVQPAASGQARERGGGWVSRRADVTEAVATLAALLDAGLPLERALDVAARGAGRPDVVKALDEVRRAVRGGGRIAEAVAAQGTLFPEVAAGLLGAAERGGHLAEAMARLAEQMEREGALRSRVVSALTYPLLLASVGTVAVVVLLAYVLPKFVDLLADAGADLPASTAILIGASRLFTRFWPVLVTSIVACVAAWRTVRRPGAWRERSDAWLLRLPLVGALRARYASAQVARTLGTLTAGGVPLLQALDVAVSSTRDEAVAADLRAAQSAVRRGEPLSAAMARGRGFPHVFTRLVQVGEETGELDSLLLRAATQMEAELERRLGRFVALLEPALILLFGLLVGGVALSLLQAIYGIHADGF
- a CDS encoding prepilin-type N-terminal cleavage/methylation domain-containing protein, which codes for MASDVRATHQPILSGLPRSGDARPLARASAAWSTDAPHRPPGFTLIELAVVLVVMGIALAVAVPALPRPKSGADRAVDDVVRLLGQARGKATQSGSEVALRIDLETGRFSETTRRTAEADDSLLMEGAVADWSAARFRSADGRAVLVARFDPLGGAAPAVLAWESGDGRAGEIRVDAWTGRVDVARR
- a CDS encoding prepilin-type N-terminal cleavage/methylation domain-containing protein: MRAADRRGFTLIEAVVALALAGMLVAAALGVAAADVRASRRAASVQEASSLADELIARTDLAPPEQFALWADTADGHFDAPLDRYSWRIAARPVPGEEDLFDVHVQVLWRDGSVAADTRVVPRRTIPLRIGP
- the gspG gene encoding type II secretion system major pseudopilin GspG, translating into MEQRNRRAGFTLIEIMVVIIILGALAALVAPNVFRHVGASKVTTAKSQVEMLGAALDAYRLDNDVYPTTEQGLAALRTAPTGEPRPRDWRGPYLRKDVPNDPWGNPYVYRSPGTESDGGYEVVSLGRDGRPGGEGEDADVQSWK
- a CDS encoding GspE/PulE family protein, with translation MSSASSHPPLPTAYMVEWGVIPIVEAGCVRVLAAGEPDPQVMDDLRWAFGAEPTVERIPAEELANALARLEQGADETAADLIASLGEPGDGAGDDAGEGDLAARIQEAPVIRLVNLILREALEARASDVHLETGRGGLEVRYRVDGVLVAAPSPPPALASAVIGRLKVMGEMDVAERRRPQDGRVRLRVEGRAVDVRLSTLPTLHGESMVLRLLENEGGRQHDLSHLGMDAATRKQFDELLARPHGVILATGPTGSGKTTTLYAALEMIRTGREKVVTVEDPVEYALAGVAQVPVNRKAGVTFAVALRSILRQDPDVILVGEMRDAETAEICVQAALTGHLVLSTLHTNDAPGALIRLVDLSVEPYLVASTVDGVLAQRLVRTVCPECAEEVAPPAWAAAEMAAAGFPASRIRRGRGCALCRGSGYRGRTGIYELLRVDDAVRSELLRRQGAGSIRRAAVEGGMRPLRDDGWRQVAAGVTTPEEVLRVAQA